The sequence TTATCATATACCCATAATATTTCTTGGTATTTCtatgaaataatatatttttcatcgtTACcaccctctctctctctctctcgcagATCCCACTGCTTTGCATAgtttcaagaatgatagaaagaagattgcgcccatcagagcgtacgtgacgtcacgtttgcagagttgtgcagtattgccaaccatttgctcttcgcaataaatttagtgcttttttataccgaaaatgcgactatttttaagtttggtgtttgtttctttttgtttttaatttaaggctaccgagacttaagttgaaaaaaaactgtattattatacaaaagaagtttaaaaaaggccactctgagaagattttagtgctaatgaaaagtgttttactcttataaaatttgataatttgaaagtgcaaatttaatttttggctccatttaaggctatgcaaaaatattaaatgcccctctctcaactcttcttaagattgaaaacctttttacacattttaaaaagcctttgaatttattgaatgcgaattgaaaccatagaggtgtaatcgtttcttccggtcatcaatccttagtgagacatagagcatcaagaggtgtattcatagtaaaaataaccaacaaaataccagaaaatactaaagaaaccatactgacatttttacaaaaagagtaccttatctagttacataacttcaaatatagcaaaaaagtcgtttccttaacaaaagaatttcgcttaacaaaaaaaactcatgaattaaattgtacataagcataacacatttatttaaaaaaaaacgcacattctacagacaatttgtcacgcatacaaagttcttacttaacacaataaaaatttcgtgatttattttctttaaatgggcatttagtgcgtttttatatccaaagctaggcaactctgcagtagcgagagagagatttgactgccgaaagcagaagaacaccaacaacaccggcaatcgcgggcaatgccaccagatgttaaaaaaaagtaaagctaaataaaactgagtgaattatttaaataattattaaaaaatgtatattttacaaaattataaacatgacattttaattagaacagctagaaaaatgtcatgaagaaagaactaaaactccgagacaaaaaataataaaaataacaaaaaaaatgctaaatcaagttacgaaaatggtaatctggccatactggagctaaaatcacgtaactagttgtcaaattcgctgagcgcaaagtaacgggaccacgatgggcgccatctcattattctttgcatcatggcaTAGTTTTACcttgtttgctttttatttaaaactattttctttacttttatacATATTAGTGGTGTAATTACATTTGGGAATATGAGTGATCATTAAGGgaagttaaaatttaattaattttgctttaaagCTGAATCATTGTATTGCAAATCTTTTTGTTATTCTTGCATCAGAACTTTGTAATGaaatttgaaacatttaaacAGTAATTTCATGATCGTACAATACTATTACGTGTGCGTAATGAAGCACACACGCGCAGATGAAAGCAATTGAAACGTCATTTATTGGATTTTGTCTTCTAAAAACACCTTTCacgattttatttcttaaaaccttgtcaaataaaagtcaatttatacatacatatacatgcgaataatcaaatacatacacacataaaataTGAACTGAATTTTTCATACACGACTGCTTGCGTGACATacactttaatttatttgcagAGCTTTAGCGTAAATGTTTGCTTTGAATCCAGCCCCTTGCAATACCACAGCACCAATATGTTGGTCAGCAGTGCAATACTGGTTTTTTGAACTTcacattgaaaatgaaattaaagcaaATCAGGAAATTCTTATACGGCAAACCACGCAAAAGTAgagtgaaaaacaaataaaaagtataaatgtgCAAACGATGAAAATCGAGCATGGAggatgtatttgtatgtacatacatatgtatatgacatTTGAATCGCTCATGCAGTGCACCAACAGCTTCCCTGCGAACATATTCTGCAAGCATTCTAGGTCATATACAGGAATTTTAAGGAAGAAATCGTACTAGTTCGAGAGTGACTATAATTGTACCAGTTGCAGTATGACAAAGTAGAGGTGTACGCAACACAAATATGGTATTCTTCTATTATGAAATACTACAGTAACTGGTGTAATGTTGGTACAGAGGCCGGCAACTGACATTTCGTATTGGAAAAGGATGGAAGACGAACCACTTTAGTTGTGAAGCAAAGTGTACTATAAACTTTCCACTACAGTCGGTTCTActtaaccggaacgacccggatttgtatccggccaaggactgtcccttcagcagcattcctcgtatatgcacggggaatgttcatgctgctacaacaacaactagtaGATTTTTCTGCAGAGTGACCCTTTACTGGGAAAGATGTCTCGACATTCATCATATTGTCTGTTTGGGTGGCGAAATTTTATCAGTCACAAATAATCTTATCACGTCGCCATTTGTAGTCAGCCTTcgcatattttaatattaaaagtagTGAGTAAAGTGGCGCATATAATTATCGTTACTGTTGTAATTAATGAATGCTACGGAAATAATAGTCGATAGCCAGATACAAATTCGTGTCTACTGAGCAGATGAAATTGTTTTAAGGTGGAAAACTTGAGTTCACTTTTCCCCTTTGGCTGCCCGGATTTCATGTTTACCTATCACTTTAAGGTTTTATGTTTTTCTGAACGAATTTCGGATACGTCACGGCAGCTAATTTATTATACGCCAGAAATGatagaatagaaataaataaaagtattctCTACATCGTGATTATAATCTAAAATAACTAATGACCTTTAAACTCCATTCGTTTTATTAGCGAGCACGTTTTCTCTGTCAGGTATGCCGGTTATGGGCGATAAGTTCAGGTACATACAGACAATAGAAATGTTTAGTTACCGGTAACTACAATGTAAGTTTTTGCGTACAAAGGTTTAACTTCACTTTTTATATTGACTAAGATTTTGAACCTTTCTAACCACTTGGAGTAGATTTAGAACCTTAACTGTTTCGACCTTTTAGTGACCAATAATAAATGTATGCCAAAcactttttatttgtaaaactttttttttattttgttgcggAATTGTATTTGTTGGAAAATAACTTAGAGCACAGCACTTACAATCATTCTTCCATTAATTTCTATAGTATTTGCTCTACAGCTATATTAGTTGAATTTCAAATGAATATTACTTCAGCGTTAATTATCcgagtaaataacaaaaacgtaCAATACAAATCTACAACTTGTAGAACTACGAGCTAATAAAAAAAGGGTGCCTCATATAACACTTTTTAAgtgcttttgttgtttgtttaatgCCGATCTTACGCGACTTGCGATATTAATTCGaatcaaattattttgaatgattttcTTATGCGAATAACTTCCAGCGCTGTTACTAATACAACCAGTAGTTGAATTACTTCTGTCCttgattttgatattaaatttgtgttttttgagcaAATCCGCTTTACTGTTGTCATTACCAATTAGATGCACTTAAGAGGCAAGCGCAAAGTACTCTTTAGACTTCTTAGGATCAGCAACCATGGTCTTAGCACCGGGCTTCCAGTTAGCTGGGCATACTTCACCGTGTTCGTCGGTAAATTGGAAGGCCTGCACCAAACGCAAAGTTTCATCTACACTGCGACCAACTGGCAAATCGTTGATGGTGACTTGGCGCAAATTCTGGCTTTTGTCAATGACAAATAGACCACGGAATGGAATGCCGGTATCTTCGTCCAACACACCGTAGTCACGTGCAATTTTCATCGATTTGTCAGCCAATAGCGGAATCGACAAATCGCCAAGACCGCCCTGCTTGCGGGGTGTGTTTATCCAAGCTAAATGAGTAAAATGACTGTCTGTAGAGCAAGCTACAACTTCACAGCCAATATTGCGGAACTCAGCAACACGATCCGAGAAGGCAATAATTTCGGTGGGGCAGACAAAGGTAAAGTCCAATGGGTAAAAGAAGAGCACCAAGTACTTGCCTTTGTAGTCACTCAGGTCGATATCTTTGAAAGCGCCATTAATAACGGCGGTTCCCTTGAAATGGGGAGCGGGCTTTTGAATTTTAGGCATCTGTAAATAAGAgacaaaaatatagttaaaatcCCGTTAGAAATCAGTAGCGGTTTCCACTAGTAAATTTATTTCACAATGCATATAATTGTTACTGTAtgcagatatatacatatataaagaaaatataataaatctttaaatttcataatttcataaatatcTGTACCCAAACTGGTTTTATGCTCAGTTTGCCTATGCAATATGCGGTGAATCAGCAATTAAGGGAAGCAACGAGTAAGTAGGTACCTACACGGCATAAATTCGCACGAACTAGCAGTCTTAAcatcaaaaaaaacaattagaaaGACCGACTGAGCGAACTGATAGTTGTAGTTGTTTGATGCCCGCTCGCTTGCGGTACGTTAAACTGGTGGGCACCGGGAAGCGGTAAACGAACCCGGCAGCTGCCGAGTAACAGGCAAAAGCAAACGCCAAGCACCTATGAAGAATGTGCAAGTAACGGCGTTCCAAATCTTTCTAGAACTTAGTAATCAAGTCATGACCTAGAGATACTGATTTAACTTTtagatatttatataattgcTCTTCCGAGTTGAGTTGTGCATAAACGCAAACTCTCTATTTTTCCCGGTATATCTGCATACTTAAATACCCATACGATATTTTACGTACCTTGAAATATTTAGAATTCCCAAACTTAGGTTATTTCGCACTGGTAATTAAGTAGTTTGATCGAACAGGAAAAACGCACTTAAGTGAGACGGAAGGCGAGTAAATTTACACCACACCGAACAACACGACAACACGTCTATTCAATTCGAATATTTGCAAAAGAATGGAAAGCTCGCTTATGGACGGCttaatcaaggcgaatttattcaGACAGATATCAAGGCAAAGCGAATTCATACAAGGTGGTGGCAATAGAACAATTACATGGGTACAGAAGCTAAAGGTGGTTCTTCCGAAAGCCACTACTTTATTTTTCTCGATTTTGACATCATGAAcgataataatacaaaacaaacaaaaacaagagcAATTTCTATTTGTAAACAATCAGTGAATAGCTTgttaatagtgaaaatttgcctcttttaaattaaacaaagtaaTGAAAACgagtgaaagcacgaattataGAAATACTTCCAAGtgaacgtgtgtgtatgtgcaaaaGTTATCTTGAGATTGatagtttctattgctttcacTTACTCTTCCTCcttacaaacaagtaatttcttTTCCTTCCCTTCGGTCGCGATAATCGTGAAAAATAAAGTAGCGATTTGTGGGAGACCCCATTTTCTGTATTCTGTACAGCATTGTCAAATTCCTCCTGAAGAAAGAAGTGGACatcaatatacaaatattttcactttgGAAATCAGTTACCAATCATCTGGTGAAACAACACCTGCTTGTGTAGATTTGCCTTAAGGCGAATTTATATAAGGATAAGTCACCAGAATAAAAACGGGATttactatacatatatttggtattgcccaaggcgaatttattacaggtggcagcaaacacatataagtaaaaccctacatgtacttgttgttgcgtttggtgcaagcatcatgtcaaaatcagcaagcaaatgtaaacatacgaatgtaaacataccaatacatacaaagcatatcattttgacgtaggccatacctacggcgaaaaattcagctgggtgaatgctgtcaccttattaaatccgcCTTGGTATTGCCGTATGATGGTTTAAATGGCAAATTACTCGTAATataaagaaagaaacaaaacaataaaaaaaacacagatCAATTCAGGGTAGCTATTTTACAGCTATCACCTTATATGGATTTGCATTGGCAGCTGttgccaaggtggatttaataaggtgacagcattcacccagctgaatttttcgccgtaggtatggcttacgtcaaaatgatatgctttgtttgtatcaaggtggatttaataaggtgacagcattcacccagctgaatttttcgccgtaggtatggcttacgtcaaaatgatatgctttgtttgtatgtattggtaggtttacattcgtatgtttacatttgcttgctgattttgacatgatgcttgcaccaaacgcaacaacaaatacatgtagggttttacttatatgtgtttgctgtcacctgtaataaattcgccttggtttgtatgtattggtatgtttacattcgtatgtttacatttgcttgctgattttgacatgatgcttgcaccaaacgcaacaacaaatacatgtagggttttactcaaggcgaatttattacaggtgacagcaaacacatataagtaaaaccctacatgtatttgttgttgcgtttggtgcaagcatcatgtcaaaatcagcaagcaaatgtaaacatacgaatgtaaacataccaatacatacaaacaaagcatatcattttgacgtaagccatacctacggcgaaaaattcagctgggtgaatgctgtcaccttattaaatccaccttggttttatttatatgtgtttgctgtcacctgtaacaAATTCGCCTTGGCTGTTGCTTACCTCAagaatcaaggcgaatctattaaaggtggtatccaAGGCGAAATGAGTATctaaggtggcgccattaaaaaacagttacattatttttcgatttcattGGTTTGTTTGGTCTAAatgtcacaaatcacaatattaccaagccattctcTGAATTTTGacaagaatttaatttttccctattttgtttgtattgttTTGATTTCAGCAAGACGAATCTATTAAAGATGGTAGCAGTTGACCAGCAATTGCTTTTTCTTGGCTGTGTAAATTCAGATGTcagcacaaaattaaatgacgaaacatattatttacattcaaatattcatttgtaatacatataaattcagaaggctttttataaataaataaaataatgagaaaatgcgcaatttgttttacaaaaaaaggcGCAACCTTCCGTATTCTATACGCCGTGAATATACTTCTGGTCGAAAAACACAAGTTACGACAAATTAAGAgtaagaaaaaagaaacgaaaagtaGCAGATTACTGTGACGTTATGCGATCCTTAGATTTTTACTTATGTTTACTTAAATTAAGCGCTTCAAATTAATaagatatgtaaatataaaaaatattattcagtattttttaattcatttaaataaaaaaaacctatgcGATTTAAAATGAAGTGATTAGAGTCTCAGTGAAAATTGTCATGCAAAACAAGAAATTTTCACATTCAAGCTAAACTGACAAACTCTTTCAAATATCGTTATCAAATCCAATTCACAAAACTGGTGAACTACGTAATTTATGTGTTTCGggaattttttaagtgaaacttcttaggcgttgaTGGATGagtgagaatggagagtaaaatttcaaggtcatgcaacgttttgggcattttcgttccgcgagagagaaaaaagatataacgtagataaaaaggagagagagaactataccttatatatatcttagatacactttaggctatttttctgagtttttcaATGTGGTTTCTAGGGAGAAGTAACACTGCCTGCTTTTTGGAGTTTGCTTGTTGGTGCACacttatatgaaatataatttttggtgcctactttttggcgttatatttccttggtgcctactgtttagGGCGTTTTTTggccccaatttttttggcgtttttattggtgcctactttttggcgcttatttccgtttcttaactagtgcttgtgcgtactataaagtgctatccattccggcgttggatttattggtattgccttgaggtagtttgtgccgttgctgcggtctgAAATCGCTGCGTtagtgcgggtgataaacgctcggagtagtgcgcgttgttgccacggtttgtgtccggcgtttacctacaccggtcgacccttctccgatTTTCATCATTACTGGAGTGGGCTTTAACAAACCATCTTTAGTGAGGTGATTTAGCCAAGAAAATTCCACCTGCTTCCTTCAAGATTATATCAGATGTAACTTTACAAGTTCTTCTAGCCGTGGTGCTCCAAGAATTACTATGGTACGAGTATTCATGTAGCTGAAACAAATGCTGCATTAATAATGggcttaaaataattaaatatcgacTCCAATCTGACTAAACATTTGCTCCGAAAAGTGAACAAAACCAAAGATTTCCTTTGAACCTAACGTTGCATATGACTTGATAGcattgctttatttttgttttgacatttctcaaaaataattttaggttAAATTGTGTTACTTTCACATACGAATTCTTCGTGTGGCGAGAGGCGAAATTCTCTAACGAACTAAGAGAAATGGTGAATCGAAAGCTGACGATTCCATTGTCGTAGATAATCCATTGtcttaattatataaaatagtagtactaatttccacttatggtgctcacactcactaAAGTAGAAGTACGCCCCTACGCCCATGCCCCCGTATCAGTGGACACGATGAAAGAACCATCTACGATATTACGAAACGGaacggtggtgagaattcatttatatggggctctcattagtttcatcgtgtcagctgatacggacgtacgtttacgttggtgagtgtgagcaccactGTGCATCAACTCTAAAATactaagaaaatttaatttgaaatccaTCGATTTTTTACAAAGTCTGGCAACATTAGGCGGTATGT comes from Anastrepha ludens isolate Willacy chromosome 3, idAnaLude1.1, whole genome shotgun sequence and encodes:
- the LOC128857881 gene encoding peroxiredoxin 1 produces the protein MPKIQKPAPHFKGTAVINGAFKDIDLSDYKGKYLVLFFYPLDFTFVCPTEIIAFSDRVAEFRNIGCEVVACSTDSHFTHLAWINTPRKQGGLGDLSIPLLADKSMKIARDYGVLDEDTGIPFRGLFVIDKSQNLRQVTINDLPVGRSVDETLRLVQAFQFTDEHGEVCPANWKPGAKTMVADPKKSKEYFALAS